The following proteins are encoded in a genomic region of Oncorhynchus kisutch isolate 150728-3 linkage group LG6, Okis_V2, whole genome shotgun sequence:
- the LOC109893574 gene encoding pyridoxal-dependent decarboxylase domain-containing protein 1 isoform X3 — protein sequence MMVDPTLAEMGKNLNEAMKILEDGRNASDPDADRRQFSRSSIPGPLQGDGQDVASILQLVQNLMHEDEEEDKPSHRRMQNVGEQGHMALLGHSLAAYISVLDRERLRKLITRIASDTTLWLCRLFRYESGSAYYHEDDREGLLKVCRLVINTRYEDYSTEGYTVLNSRQPVIYQSATCRPGLGQHLCSQLALPLSSLCTVPCNTMFGSQHQMDIALLDKLIREDVETGKLPLLLIANAGTPGAGHTDKLGRLKELCEQYGMWLHIEGVNLATLALWEVSSPVTAATRSDSMTLTLGPWLGLPAVPAVTLYRHEDPALSLAAGLTSSQPVEKLRALPLWLSLQYLGHDGIVEKIRHAVELSQQLLEKLKTLASIKTSDELDSEISFVDALTMVEDELNSPVVVFRFSQETSAESSGGSVEGYFAGEREVLDSLNRWLCERLAQLVPASGVDIVDLEDEGTCVRFTPLMTAAALGTQRSDVDLLVERLTELVPVLNCTLRLRLDFREEVYRHSALSYIEDLSWPGLGAVRYEPRVEELTDSKRKLEVEKINSELLVKLGDLDADLIFSTGLEFGPEKDCIFIGMATEDLDVAELVDTIAALGRDIEENGRLLENMTEVVRKGIQEAELQLQKDNQDKLMEEGVLRQIPLVGSVLNWFSPFQSTVKGRTFNLAAGSLDSTEPTYSMKAQTGGLASPETPTSSAKRLPGQRLFRREGAGGSDSHSETSSVGQAEDFSRERFPQPTTPSPVPDEAVSVVPESPETPQVPAEPEPTQENGEFGTQEEERQPDGQDAPVEETGR from the exons ATGATGGTCGACCCCACACTCGCTGAAATGGGCAAGAACCTCAACGAGGCCATGAAGATCTTGGAGGATGGCCGAAA TGCATCAGATCCGGATGCAGATAGACGACAGTTCAGCAGGAGTAGTATCCCTGGACCCCTACAGGGAGA TGGGCAGGATGTGGCCAGTATACTCCAGCTGGTCCAGAATCTCATGCatgaagatgaggaggaagacAAGCCAAGCCATCG CAGGATGCAGAATGTCGGAGAGCAGGGTCACATGGCGTTGCTAGGACACAGCCTAGCAGCCTACATCTCCGTGCTGGACAGGGAGAGACTCAGGAAGCTGATCACACGCATCGCGTCTGACACAACACTCTGGCTCTGCAGACTCTTCAg GTATGAGAGTGGCTCAGCATACTACCATGAAGATGACAGAGAGGGCCTGCTGAAGGTGTGTCGCCTGGTCATCAACACCCGCTATGAGGACTACTCCACAGAGGGCTACACCGTGCTCAACTCCAGACAGCCTGTCATTTACCAGAGCGCCACCTGTAGGCCTGGCCTGGGACAGCACCTCTGCAGCCAA CTGGCTCTGCCTCTGTCCAGCCTGTGTACCGTCCCCTGTAACACCATGTTCGGATCCCAGCACCAAATG GACATTGCCTTGCTGGACAAGCTGATCAGAGAGGATGTGGAGACTGGGAAGCTTCCATTGCTGTTGATCGCCAACGCTG GCACCCCTGGGGCGGGACACACAGACAAGCTGGGCCGTCTAAAGGAGCTGTGTGAACAGTATGGCATGTGGCTCCACATAGAAGG GGTCAACTTGGCCACCCTGGCTCTGTGGGAGGTCTCCTCCCCCGTTACG GCGGCCACCAGGAGTGACAGTATGACCCTGACCCTGGGTCCCTGGCTGGGCCTGCCTGCTGTCCCAGCTGTCACCCTCTACAGACACGAGGACCCAGCCCTG TCTCTGGCAGCTGGTTTGACCTCCAGTCAGCCAGTAGAGAAGCTGCGTGCCCTGCCTCTCTGGCTCTCCCTGCAGTACCTGGGCCATGATGGGATAGTGGAGAAGATTAGACACGCTGTAGAGCTC AGCCAACAGCTTCTGGAGAAACTGAAGACTCTGGCTTCCATAAAGACTTCA GATGAGCTTGACTCTGAGATCTCTTTCGTCGATGCTTTGACTATG GTGGAGGATGAGCTCAACTCTCCAGTAGTAGTGTTCAGGTTCTCCCAGGAGACCAGTGCAG AATCCAGTGGTGGTTCTGTGGAGGGCTACtttgctggagagagagaagtgctAGATTCCCTCAACAGATGG CTGTGTGAGCGGTTGGCACAGCTGGTGCCCGCCAGCGGGGTAGACATAGTGGATTTGGAGGACGAGGGCACCTGTGTCCGCTTCACCCCTCTTATGACCGccgcag CCCTGGGGACCCAGAGGAGTGACGTGGATCTGCTGGTGGAGCGGTTGACTGAGCTGGTTCCTGTGCTGAACTGTACGCTGCGTCTCAGACTGGACTTCAGAGAGGAGGTGTACCGCCACTCTGCCCTCAGTTACATAGAAGACCTCAGCTGGCCTGGCCTGGGAGCCGTCAG GTATGAGCCGAGGGTTGAGGAGCTGACCGACAGTAAAAGAAAGCTGGAGGTGGAGAAGATCAACAGTGAGCTGCTGGTGAAACTAGGGGATCTGGATGCAGACCTCATCTTCTCCACCG gCCTGGAGTTCGGACCCGAGAAGGACTGCATATTTATTGGCATGGCAACGGAGGACCTAGACGTGGCAGAGCTAGTGGATACGATAGCCGCCCTGGGGAGGGACATAGAGGAGAACGGCAGG CTATTAGAGAACATGACAGAGGTGGTGAGGAAAGGCATCCAGGAGGCAGAGCTCCAGCTCCAGAAAGACAACCAGGACAAACtcatggaggag ggtgtgTTGAGACAGATTCCTCTGGTCGGCTCCGTGTTGAACTGGTTCTCTCCGTTCCAGAGCACTGTGAAGGGCAGAACCTTTAACCTGGCTGCAG GTTCCCTGGACTCCACAGAGCCCACCTACTCCATGAAGGCCCAGACAGGTGGGCTGGCATCGCCAGAAACCCCTACCTCCTCTGCCAAGAGACTGCCGG GACAGAGGCTGTTCCGGCGCGAGGGTGCGGGGGGCTCTGACTCCCACAGTGAGACCAGTTCCGTGGGCCAGGCTGAGGATTTCTCCAGGGAGAGGTTCCCACAACCCACCACACCGTCCCCTGTCCCAGACGAGGCAGTTTCCGTGGTCCCTGAGAGCCCAGAGACCCCCCAGGTGCCGGCTGAACCCGAGCCCACGCAGGAGAACGGTGAGTTTGGTAcacaagaggaggagagacagcctGATGGCCAGGACGCACCAGTGGAGGAGACAGGCAGATAG
- the LOC109893574 gene encoding pyridoxal-dependent decarboxylase domain-containing protein 1 isoform X4, producing the protein MMVDPTLAEMGKNLNEAMKILEDGRNASDPDADRRQFSRSSIPGPLQGDGQDVASILQLVQNLMHEDEEEDKPSHRMQNVGEQGHMALLGHSLAAYISVLDRERLRKLITRIASDTTLWLCRLFRYESGSAYYHEDDREGLLKVCRLVINTRYEDYSTEGYTVLNSRQPVIYQSATCRPGLGQHLCSQLALPLSSLCTVPCNTMFGSQHQMDIALLDKLIREDVETGKLPLLLIANAGTPGAGHTDKLGRLKELCEQYGMWLHIEGVNLATLALWEVSSPVTAATRSDSMTLTLGPWLGLPAVPAVTLYRHEDPALSLAAGLTSSQPVEKLRALPLWLSLQYLGHDGIVEKIRHAVELSQQLLEKLKTLASIKTSDELDSEISFVDALTMVEDELNSPVVVFRFSQETSAESSGGSVEGYFAGEREVLDSLNRWLCERLAQLVPASGVDIVDLEDEGTCVRFTPLMTAAALGTQRSDVDLLVERLTELVPVLNCTLRLRLDFREEVYRHSALSYIEDLSWPGLGAVRYEPRVEELTDSKRKLEVEKINSELLVKLGDLDADLIFSTGLEFGPEKDCIFIGMATEDLDVAELVDTIAALGRDIEENGRLLENMTEVVRKGIQEAELQLQKDNQDKLMEEGVLRQIPLVGSVLNWFSPFQSTVKGRTFNLAAGSLDSTEPTYSMKAQTGGLASPETPTSSAKRLPGQRLFRREGAGGSDSHSETSSVGQAEDFSRERFPQPTTPSPVPDEAVSVVPESPETPQVPAEPEPTQENGEFGTQEEERQPDGQDAPVEETGR; encoded by the exons ATGATGGTCGACCCCACACTCGCTGAAATGGGCAAGAACCTCAACGAGGCCATGAAGATCTTGGAGGATGGCCGAAA TGCATCAGATCCGGATGCAGATAGACGACAGTTCAGCAGGAGTAGTATCCCTGGACCCCTACAGGGAGA TGGGCAGGATGTGGCCAGTATACTCCAGCTGGTCCAGAATCTCATGCatgaagatgaggaggaagacAAGCCAAGCCATCG GATGCAGAATGTCGGAGAGCAGGGTCACATGGCGTTGCTAGGACACAGCCTAGCAGCCTACATCTCCGTGCTGGACAGGGAGAGACTCAGGAAGCTGATCACACGCATCGCGTCTGACACAACACTCTGGCTCTGCAGACTCTTCAg GTATGAGAGTGGCTCAGCATACTACCATGAAGATGACAGAGAGGGCCTGCTGAAGGTGTGTCGCCTGGTCATCAACACCCGCTATGAGGACTACTCCACAGAGGGCTACACCGTGCTCAACTCCAGACAGCCTGTCATTTACCAGAGCGCCACCTGTAGGCCTGGCCTGGGACAGCACCTCTGCAGCCAA CTGGCTCTGCCTCTGTCCAGCCTGTGTACCGTCCCCTGTAACACCATGTTCGGATCCCAGCACCAAATG GACATTGCCTTGCTGGACAAGCTGATCAGAGAGGATGTGGAGACTGGGAAGCTTCCATTGCTGTTGATCGCCAACGCTG GCACCCCTGGGGCGGGACACACAGACAAGCTGGGCCGTCTAAAGGAGCTGTGTGAACAGTATGGCATGTGGCTCCACATAGAAGG GGTCAACTTGGCCACCCTGGCTCTGTGGGAGGTCTCCTCCCCCGTTACG GCGGCCACCAGGAGTGACAGTATGACCCTGACCCTGGGTCCCTGGCTGGGCCTGCCTGCTGTCCCAGCTGTCACCCTCTACAGACACGAGGACCCAGCCCTG TCTCTGGCAGCTGGTTTGACCTCCAGTCAGCCAGTAGAGAAGCTGCGTGCCCTGCCTCTCTGGCTCTCCCTGCAGTACCTGGGCCATGATGGGATAGTGGAGAAGATTAGACACGCTGTAGAGCTC AGCCAACAGCTTCTGGAGAAACTGAAGACTCTGGCTTCCATAAAGACTTCA GATGAGCTTGACTCTGAGATCTCTTTCGTCGATGCTTTGACTATG GTGGAGGATGAGCTCAACTCTCCAGTAGTAGTGTTCAGGTTCTCCCAGGAGACCAGTGCAG AATCCAGTGGTGGTTCTGTGGAGGGCTACtttgctggagagagagaagtgctAGATTCCCTCAACAGATGG CTGTGTGAGCGGTTGGCACAGCTGGTGCCCGCCAGCGGGGTAGACATAGTGGATTTGGAGGACGAGGGCACCTGTGTCCGCTTCACCCCTCTTATGACCGccgcag CCCTGGGGACCCAGAGGAGTGACGTGGATCTGCTGGTGGAGCGGTTGACTGAGCTGGTTCCTGTGCTGAACTGTACGCTGCGTCTCAGACTGGACTTCAGAGAGGAGGTGTACCGCCACTCTGCCCTCAGTTACATAGAAGACCTCAGCTGGCCTGGCCTGGGAGCCGTCAG GTATGAGCCGAGGGTTGAGGAGCTGACCGACAGTAAAAGAAAGCTGGAGGTGGAGAAGATCAACAGTGAGCTGCTGGTGAAACTAGGGGATCTGGATGCAGACCTCATCTTCTCCACCG gCCTGGAGTTCGGACCCGAGAAGGACTGCATATTTATTGGCATGGCAACGGAGGACCTAGACGTGGCAGAGCTAGTGGATACGATAGCCGCCCTGGGGAGGGACATAGAGGAGAACGGCAGG CTATTAGAGAACATGACAGAGGTGGTGAGGAAAGGCATCCAGGAGGCAGAGCTCCAGCTCCAGAAAGACAACCAGGACAAACtcatggaggag ggtgtgTTGAGACAGATTCCTCTGGTCGGCTCCGTGTTGAACTGGTTCTCTCCGTTCCAGAGCACTGTGAAGGGCAGAACCTTTAACCTGGCTGCAG GTTCCCTGGACTCCACAGAGCCCACCTACTCCATGAAGGCCCAGACAGGTGGGCTGGCATCGCCAGAAACCCCTACCTCCTCTGCCAAGAGACTGCCGG GACAGAGGCTGTTCCGGCGCGAGGGTGCGGGGGGCTCTGACTCCCACAGTGAGACCAGTTCCGTGGGCCAGGCTGAGGATTTCTCCAGGGAGAGGTTCCCACAACCCACCACACCGTCCCCTGTCCCAGACGAGGCAGTTTCCGTGGTCCCTGAGAGCCCAGAGACCCCCCAGGTGCCGGCTGAACCCGAGCCCACGCAGGAGAACGGTGAGTTTGGTAcacaagaggaggagagacagcctGATGGCCAGGACGCACCAGTGGAGGAGACAGGCAGATAG
- the LOC109893574 gene encoding pyridoxal-dependent decarboxylase domain-containing protein 1 isoform X5 has product MMVDPTLAEMGKNLNEAMKILEDGRNASDPDADRRQFSRSSIPGPLQGDGQDVASILQLVQNLMHEDEEEDKPSHRRMQNVGEQGHMALLGHSLAAYISVLDRERLRKLITRIASDTTLWLCRLFRYESGSAYYHEDDREGLLKVCRLVINTRYEDYSTEGYTVLNSRQPVIYQSATCRPGLGQHLCSQLALPLSSLCTVPCNTMFGSQHQMDIALLDKLIREDVETGKLPLLLIANAGTPGAGHTDKLGRLKELCEQYGMWLHIEGVNLATLALWEVSSPVTAATRSDSMTLTLGPWLGLPAVPAVTLYRHEDPALSLAAGLTSSQPVEKLRALPLWLSLQYLGHDGIVEKIRHAVELSQQLLEKLKTLASIKTSVEDELNSPVVVFRFSQETSAESSGGSVEGYFAGEREVLDSLNRWLCERLAQLVPASGVDIVDLEDEGTCVRFTPLMTAAALGTQRSDVDLLVERLTELVPVLNCTLRLRLDFREEVYRHSALSYIEDLSWPGLGAVRYEPRVEELTDSKRKLEVEKINSELLVKLGDLDADLIFSTGLEFGPEKDCIFIGMATEDLDVAELVDTIAALGRDIEENGRLLENMTEVVRKGIQEAELQLQKDNQDKLMEEGVLRQIPLVGSVLNWFSPFQSTVKGRTFNLAAGSLDSTEPTYSMKAQTGGLASPETPTSSAKRLPGQRLFRREGAGGSDSHSETSSVGQAEDFSRERFPQPTTPSPVPDEAVSVVPESPETPQVPAEPEPTQENGEFGTQEEERQPDGQDAPVEETGR; this is encoded by the exons ATGATGGTCGACCCCACACTCGCTGAAATGGGCAAGAACCTCAACGAGGCCATGAAGATCTTGGAGGATGGCCGAAA TGCATCAGATCCGGATGCAGATAGACGACAGTTCAGCAGGAGTAGTATCCCTGGACCCCTACAGGGAGA TGGGCAGGATGTGGCCAGTATACTCCAGCTGGTCCAGAATCTCATGCatgaagatgaggaggaagacAAGCCAAGCCATCG CAGGATGCAGAATGTCGGAGAGCAGGGTCACATGGCGTTGCTAGGACACAGCCTAGCAGCCTACATCTCCGTGCTGGACAGGGAGAGACTCAGGAAGCTGATCACACGCATCGCGTCTGACACAACACTCTGGCTCTGCAGACTCTTCAg GTATGAGAGTGGCTCAGCATACTACCATGAAGATGACAGAGAGGGCCTGCTGAAGGTGTGTCGCCTGGTCATCAACACCCGCTATGAGGACTACTCCACAGAGGGCTACACCGTGCTCAACTCCAGACAGCCTGTCATTTACCAGAGCGCCACCTGTAGGCCTGGCCTGGGACAGCACCTCTGCAGCCAA CTGGCTCTGCCTCTGTCCAGCCTGTGTACCGTCCCCTGTAACACCATGTTCGGATCCCAGCACCAAATG GACATTGCCTTGCTGGACAAGCTGATCAGAGAGGATGTGGAGACTGGGAAGCTTCCATTGCTGTTGATCGCCAACGCTG GCACCCCTGGGGCGGGACACACAGACAAGCTGGGCCGTCTAAAGGAGCTGTGTGAACAGTATGGCATGTGGCTCCACATAGAAGG GGTCAACTTGGCCACCCTGGCTCTGTGGGAGGTCTCCTCCCCCGTTACG GCGGCCACCAGGAGTGACAGTATGACCCTGACCCTGGGTCCCTGGCTGGGCCTGCCTGCTGTCCCAGCTGTCACCCTCTACAGACACGAGGACCCAGCCCTG TCTCTGGCAGCTGGTTTGACCTCCAGTCAGCCAGTAGAGAAGCTGCGTGCCCTGCCTCTCTGGCTCTCCCTGCAGTACCTGGGCCATGATGGGATAGTGGAGAAGATTAGACACGCTGTAGAGCTC AGCCAACAGCTTCTGGAGAAACTGAAGACTCTGGCTTCCATAAAGACTTCA GTGGAGGATGAGCTCAACTCTCCAGTAGTAGTGTTCAGGTTCTCCCAGGAGACCAGTGCAG AATCCAGTGGTGGTTCTGTGGAGGGCTACtttgctggagagagagaagtgctAGATTCCCTCAACAGATGG CTGTGTGAGCGGTTGGCACAGCTGGTGCCCGCCAGCGGGGTAGACATAGTGGATTTGGAGGACGAGGGCACCTGTGTCCGCTTCACCCCTCTTATGACCGccgcag CCCTGGGGACCCAGAGGAGTGACGTGGATCTGCTGGTGGAGCGGTTGACTGAGCTGGTTCCTGTGCTGAACTGTACGCTGCGTCTCAGACTGGACTTCAGAGAGGAGGTGTACCGCCACTCTGCCCTCAGTTACATAGAAGACCTCAGCTGGCCTGGCCTGGGAGCCGTCAG GTATGAGCCGAGGGTTGAGGAGCTGACCGACAGTAAAAGAAAGCTGGAGGTGGAGAAGATCAACAGTGAGCTGCTGGTGAAACTAGGGGATCTGGATGCAGACCTCATCTTCTCCACCG gCCTGGAGTTCGGACCCGAGAAGGACTGCATATTTATTGGCATGGCAACGGAGGACCTAGACGTGGCAGAGCTAGTGGATACGATAGCCGCCCTGGGGAGGGACATAGAGGAGAACGGCAGG CTATTAGAGAACATGACAGAGGTGGTGAGGAAAGGCATCCAGGAGGCAGAGCTCCAGCTCCAGAAAGACAACCAGGACAAACtcatggaggag ggtgtgTTGAGACAGATTCCTCTGGTCGGCTCCGTGTTGAACTGGTTCTCTCCGTTCCAGAGCACTGTGAAGGGCAGAACCTTTAACCTGGCTGCAG GTTCCCTGGACTCCACAGAGCCCACCTACTCCATGAAGGCCCAGACAGGTGGGCTGGCATCGCCAGAAACCCCTACCTCCTCTGCCAAGAGACTGCCGG GACAGAGGCTGTTCCGGCGCGAGGGTGCGGGGGGCTCTGACTCCCACAGTGAGACCAGTTCCGTGGGCCAGGCTGAGGATTTCTCCAGGGAGAGGTTCCCACAACCCACCACACCGTCCCCTGTCCCAGACGAGGCAGTTTCCGTGGTCCCTGAGAGCCCAGAGACCCCCCAGGTGCCGGCTGAACCCGAGCCCACGCAGGAGAACGGTGAGTTTGGTAcacaagaggaggagagacagcctGATGGCCAGGACGCACCAGTGGAGGAGACAGGCAGATAG
- the LOC109893574 gene encoding pyridoxal-dependent decarboxylase domain-containing protein 1 isoform X1, with protein sequence MMVDPTLAEMGKNLNEAMKILEDGRNASDPDADRRQFSRSSIPGPLQGDGQDVASILQLVQNLMHEDEEEDKPSHRRMQNVGEQGHMALLGHSLAAYISVLDRERLRKLITRIASDTTLWLCRLFRYESGSAYYHEDDREGLLKVCRLVINTRYEDYSTEGYTVLNSRQPVIYQSATCRPGLGQHLCSQLALPLSSLCTVPCNTMFGSQHQMDIALLDKLIREDVETGKLPLLLIANAGTPGAGHTDKLGRLKELCEQYGMWLHIEGVNLATLALWEVSSPVTAATRSDSMTLTLGPWLGLPAVPAVTLYRHEDPALSLAAGLTSSQPVEKLRALPLWLSLQYLGHDGIVEKIRHAVELSQQLLEKLKTLASIKTSGVVSLSRIPPISGGSLRDLLGSLILSIVEDELNSPVVVFRFSQETSAESSGGSVEGYFAGEREVLDSLNRWLCERLAQLVPASGVDIVDLEDEGTCVRFTPLMTAAALGTQRSDVDLLVERLTELVPVLNCTLRLRLDFREEVYRHSALSYIEDLSWPGLGAVRYEPRVEELTDSKRKLEVEKINSELLVKLGDLDADLIFSTGLEFGPEKDCIFIGMATEDLDVAELVDTIAALGRDIEENGRLLENMTEVVRKGIQEAELQLQKDNQDKLMEEGVLRQIPLVGSVLNWFSPFQSTVKGRTFNLAAGSLDSTEPTYSMKAQTGGLASPETPTSSAKRLPGQRLFRREGAGGSDSHSETSSVGQAEDFSRERFPQPTTPSPVPDEAVSVVPESPETPQVPAEPEPTQENGEFGTQEEERQPDGQDAPVEETGR encoded by the exons ATGATGGTCGACCCCACACTCGCTGAAATGGGCAAGAACCTCAACGAGGCCATGAAGATCTTGGAGGATGGCCGAAA TGCATCAGATCCGGATGCAGATAGACGACAGTTCAGCAGGAGTAGTATCCCTGGACCCCTACAGGGAGA TGGGCAGGATGTGGCCAGTATACTCCAGCTGGTCCAGAATCTCATGCatgaagatgaggaggaagacAAGCCAAGCCATCG CAGGATGCAGAATGTCGGAGAGCAGGGTCACATGGCGTTGCTAGGACACAGCCTAGCAGCCTACATCTCCGTGCTGGACAGGGAGAGACTCAGGAAGCTGATCACACGCATCGCGTCTGACACAACACTCTGGCTCTGCAGACTCTTCAg GTATGAGAGTGGCTCAGCATACTACCATGAAGATGACAGAGAGGGCCTGCTGAAGGTGTGTCGCCTGGTCATCAACACCCGCTATGAGGACTACTCCACAGAGGGCTACACCGTGCTCAACTCCAGACAGCCTGTCATTTACCAGAGCGCCACCTGTAGGCCTGGCCTGGGACAGCACCTCTGCAGCCAA CTGGCTCTGCCTCTGTCCAGCCTGTGTACCGTCCCCTGTAACACCATGTTCGGATCCCAGCACCAAATG GACATTGCCTTGCTGGACAAGCTGATCAGAGAGGATGTGGAGACTGGGAAGCTTCCATTGCTGTTGATCGCCAACGCTG GCACCCCTGGGGCGGGACACACAGACAAGCTGGGCCGTCTAAAGGAGCTGTGTGAACAGTATGGCATGTGGCTCCACATAGAAGG GGTCAACTTGGCCACCCTGGCTCTGTGGGAGGTCTCCTCCCCCGTTACG GCGGCCACCAGGAGTGACAGTATGACCCTGACCCTGGGTCCCTGGCTGGGCCTGCCTGCTGTCCCAGCTGTCACCCTCTACAGACACGAGGACCCAGCCCTG TCTCTGGCAGCTGGTTTGACCTCCAGTCAGCCAGTAGAGAAGCTGCGTGCCCTGCCTCTCTGGCTCTCCCTGCAGTACCTGGGCCATGATGGGATAGTGGAGAAGATTAGACACGCTGTAGAGCTC AGCCAACAGCTTCTGGAGAAACTGAAGACTCTGGCTTCCATAAAGACTTCA ggtgtggtgtctctctctcggaTCCCGCCGATCTCAGGGGGCTCTCTACGGGACTTGCTGGGctctctcattctgtctatt GTGGAGGATGAGCTCAACTCTCCAGTAGTAGTGTTCAGGTTCTCCCAGGAGACCAGTGCAG AATCCAGTGGTGGTTCTGTGGAGGGCTACtttgctggagagagagaagtgctAGATTCCCTCAACAGATGG CTGTGTGAGCGGTTGGCACAGCTGGTGCCCGCCAGCGGGGTAGACATAGTGGATTTGGAGGACGAGGGCACCTGTGTCCGCTTCACCCCTCTTATGACCGccgcag CCCTGGGGACCCAGAGGAGTGACGTGGATCTGCTGGTGGAGCGGTTGACTGAGCTGGTTCCTGTGCTGAACTGTACGCTGCGTCTCAGACTGGACTTCAGAGAGGAGGTGTACCGCCACTCTGCCCTCAGTTACATAGAAGACCTCAGCTGGCCTGGCCTGGGAGCCGTCAG GTATGAGCCGAGGGTTGAGGAGCTGACCGACAGTAAAAGAAAGCTGGAGGTGGAGAAGATCAACAGTGAGCTGCTGGTGAAACTAGGGGATCTGGATGCAGACCTCATCTTCTCCACCG gCCTGGAGTTCGGACCCGAGAAGGACTGCATATTTATTGGCATGGCAACGGAGGACCTAGACGTGGCAGAGCTAGTGGATACGATAGCCGCCCTGGGGAGGGACATAGAGGAGAACGGCAGG CTATTAGAGAACATGACAGAGGTGGTGAGGAAAGGCATCCAGGAGGCAGAGCTCCAGCTCCAGAAAGACAACCAGGACAAACtcatggaggag ggtgtgTTGAGACAGATTCCTCTGGTCGGCTCCGTGTTGAACTGGTTCTCTCCGTTCCAGAGCACTGTGAAGGGCAGAACCTTTAACCTGGCTGCAG GTTCCCTGGACTCCACAGAGCCCACCTACTCCATGAAGGCCCAGACAGGTGGGCTGGCATCGCCAGAAACCCCTACCTCCTCTGCCAAGAGACTGCCGG GACAGAGGCTGTTCCGGCGCGAGGGTGCGGGGGGCTCTGACTCCCACAGTGAGACCAGTTCCGTGGGCCAGGCTGAGGATTTCTCCAGGGAGAGGTTCCCACAACCCACCACACCGTCCCCTGTCCCAGACGAGGCAGTTTCCGTGGTCCCTGAGAGCCCAGAGACCCCCCAGGTGCCGGCTGAACCCGAGCCCACGCAGGAGAACGGTGAGTTTGGTAcacaagaggaggagagacagcctGATGGCCAGGACGCACCAGTGGAGGAGACAGGCAGATAG